The bacterium genomic interval GCGGGAAATCAAACCTCGTCCACATAGTCGTGGACAGTCCCGCCAAGGCCAGGGAGATTCTCACCGCCAAGGGTTACCGGCTGGAGGAGTCAAAGGTCATAGCCGTCGAGACCCCCGACCACCCGGGCGGCATGACGGCGGTGATGCGCCCCCTTGCCCGCGCGAAGATACATATCCGCTACTTCTACCCGATGATCGGAAGGATTCTGGACAACGCCGTGCTGATTCTCGGCGTGGACAACCTCGAAGGAGC includes:
- a CDS encoding acetolactate synthase; this encodes MLITQLSIHLDDDPGHLCAMSELLGEEGINIRAISAILGGKSNLVHIVVDSPAKAREILTAKGYRLEESKVIAVETPDHPGGMTAVMRPLARAKIHIRYFYPMIGRILDNAVLILGVDNLEGAIAALRKDYINILEARPGLGIEN